One window of Hylemonella gracilis genomic DNA carries:
- a CDS encoding ABC transporter ATP-binding protein, protein MPATTTQPAISFQSITKRYPVPKGAARGGQAGGDASTFAALDDVSFDIAQGEFFGLLGPNGAGKTTLISILAGLTRASSGRVTVLGHDVQADYAAARGLLGVVPQELVFDPFFNVREALRFQSGYFGVKNNEAWIDELLEGLGLADKANANMRQLSGGMKRRVLVAQALVHKPPVIVLDEPTAGVDVELRQTLWQFVLRLNREGHAVLLTTHYLEEAEALCSRIAMLKHGKVVALERTSELLKSASSHVLRLKIEGELPAALAARARVTGRSVQFPAQDARAIEDYLAAVRAAGVRVDEVEITKADLEDVFIQVMGEQRESA, encoded by the coding sequence ATGCCAGCCACCACCACACAACCCGCCATCTCCTTCCAGTCCATCACCAAGCGCTACCCCGTTCCCAAGGGTGCTGCGCGCGGTGGCCAGGCCGGTGGAGATGCAAGCACCTTCGCGGCCCTGGACGACGTCAGTTTCGACATCGCGCAGGGTGAATTCTTCGGTCTGCTCGGCCCCAACGGCGCCGGCAAGACCACCCTCATCAGCATCCTCGCAGGCCTGACCCGGGCCAGCAGCGGTCGCGTGACCGTGCTGGGCCACGACGTGCAGGCCGATTACGCCGCGGCGCGGGGGCTGTTGGGCGTCGTGCCGCAGGAACTGGTGTTCGATCCCTTCTTCAACGTGCGCGAGGCCCTGCGTTTCCAATCCGGTTATTTCGGTGTCAAGAACAACGAAGCCTGGATCGACGAACTGCTGGAAGGTCTGGGCTTGGCCGACAAGGCCAATGCCAACATGCGACAGCTTTCCGGCGGCATGAAGCGCCGTGTGCTGGTGGCGCAGGCCCTGGTGCACAAGCCACCCGTGATCGTCCTGGACGAGCCGACCGCGGGCGTGGACGTGGAACTGCGCCAAACCCTGTGGCAGTTTGTCCTGCGCCTGAACCGCGAGGGTCACGCCGTGTTGCTGACCACGCATTACCTGGAAGAAGCCGAGGCCCTGTGCAGCCGAATTGCCATGCTCAAGCACGGCAAGGTGGTGGCCTTGGAGCGCACCAGCGAATTGCTCAAATCCGCGTCCAGCCATGTGCTGCGCCTGAAGATCGAGGGCGAACTGCCGGCTGCGCTGGCCGCCCGCGCGCGGGTGACCGGGCGCAGCGTGCAGTTTCCGGCCCAGGACGCGCGCGCGATCGAAGATTACCTGGCCGCCGTGCGCGCAGCGGGCGTGCGGGTGGACGAGGTGGAAATCACCAAGGCTGACCTGGAGGATGTGTTCATCCAGGTCATGGGCGAACAAAGGGAGTCTGCATGA
- a CDS encoding ABC transporter permease, with product MQGWQTLFYKEVLRFWKVSFQTIAAPVLTALLYLLIFGHVLEDHVKVYDRISYTAFLIPGLVMMSVLQNAFANSSSSLIQSKITGNLIFLLLTPLSHWAWFVAYVGSSVLRGLVVGAGVMLVTVWFADLTLVAPLWVLVFAVLGAALLGAMGLIAGLWAEKFDQLAAFQNFLIMPMTFLSGVFYSLHTLPAFWQGLSHVNPFFYMIDGFRYGFFGVSDVSPWLSLGVVGVALLGVGALAVHLLRIGYKIRH from the coding sequence CTGCAAGGCTGGCAGACCCTGTTCTACAAGGAAGTGCTGCGTTTCTGGAAGGTCAGCTTCCAGACCATCGCCGCGCCCGTGCTCACGGCCTTGCTCTACCTGCTGATCTTCGGCCATGTGCTGGAAGACCATGTGAAGGTCTACGACCGCATCAGCTACACCGCCTTCCTGATCCCGGGCCTGGTGATGATGAGCGTGCTGCAGAACGCCTTCGCCAACAGCTCGTCCAGCCTGATCCAGAGCAAGATCACGGGCAACCTCATCTTCCTGCTGCTCACGCCACTGTCGCACTGGGCCTGGTTTGTGGCCTATGTGGGCTCCTCGGTGCTGCGCGGCCTGGTGGTGGGGGCGGGCGTGATGCTGGTGACCGTGTGGTTCGCGGACCTGACGCTGGTCGCGCCGCTCTGGGTGCTGGTGTTCGCCGTGCTGGGCGCGGCCCTGTTGGGAGCCATGGGCCTGATCGCCGGGCTCTGGGCCGAGAAGTTCGACCAGTTGGCTGCCTTCCAGAACTTCCTGATCATGCCCATGACATTTCTATCGGGCGTGTTCTATTCGCTGCACACCTTGCCCGCGTTCTGGCAGGGCCTGAGCCACGTCAACCCCTTCTTCTACATGATCGATGGCTTCCGCTACGGCTTCTTCGGCGTGAGCGATGTGTCGCCCTGGCTGAGCCTGGGTGTGGTCGGCGTGGCCTTGCTGGGCGTCGGAGCGCTGGCGGTGCACCTGCTGCGCATCGGCTACAAGATCCGCCACTGA
- a CDS encoding BolA family protein, whose amino-acid sequence MHAQDLQALIQAGLPCEHIVVEGDGRHWSAVIVSPEFEGKRLIQRHQRVYATLGQRMHTDEVHALSMKTYTPAEWQAASE is encoded by the coding sequence ATGCACGCCCAAGACCTGCAAGCACTCATCCAGGCCGGCCTGCCCTGCGAGCACATCGTGGTGGAGGGTGATGGTCGGCATTGGAGCGCCGTCATCGTCTCGCCCGAGTTCGAGGGCAAGCGCCTGATCCAGCGCCACCAGCGAGTCTATGCCACGCTGGGGCAACGCATGCACACAGACGAGGTGCACGCACTGTCGATGAAAACCTACACGCCGGCTGAATGGCAGGCGGCGTCTGAATAA
- the murA gene encoding UDP-N-acetylglucosamine 1-carboxyvinyltransferase: MDKLRIRGGQELRGEVPIAGAKNAALPELCAALLTEEPVTLLNVPGLQDVTTMLQLLRHMGVVANRDEQGRTRIDAGALNLREAPYELVKTMRASVLALGPLVARFGEATVSLPGGCGIGSRPVDQHIKGLQAMGADIVVEHGYMLAKLPQGQKRLKGARIATDMVTVTGTENLLMAATLAEGETILENAAQEPEIPDLAELLIKMGARIEGHGTSRIRIQGVEKLHGAEHQVVADRIEAGTFLCAVAATGGDVFLRHARGDHLDAVIEKLVAAGARVMVQSDGIRIQSQGRLKAQSFRTTEYPGFPTDMQAQFMALNVIAEGTSTVTETIFENRLMHVDELARLGAHARIQAGGMVAVIEGVPRLSGATVMATDLRASAGLVIAGLVAEGETLVDRIYHLDRGYDRMEAKLAALGADIERVK; this comes from the coding sequence ATGGACAAACTTAGGATACGGGGCGGACAGGAATTGAGGGGCGAGGTGCCGATTGCCGGCGCCAAGAACGCGGCCCTGCCGGAACTGTGCGCGGCCCTGCTGACGGAAGAGCCGGTTACCTTGCTCAACGTCCCTGGCTTGCAGGACGTGACGACCATGTTGCAACTGCTGCGCCACATGGGCGTGGTTGCCAACCGCGATGAACAGGGGCGTACGCGCATTGATGCGGGTGCTTTGAATTTGCGCGAAGCACCTTATGAGTTGGTCAAGACCATGCGCGCTTCGGTGCTGGCGCTGGGGCCGCTGGTCGCACGTTTTGGCGAGGCGACGGTGTCGCTGCCCGGTGGTTGCGGCATCGGCTCGCGCCCAGTGGACCAGCACATCAAAGGCTTGCAGGCCATGGGCGCGGACATCGTGGTCGAGCATGGCTACATGCTGGCCAAGTTGCCCCAGGGGCAGAAGCGTTTGAAAGGCGCTCGTATCGCCACCGACATGGTCACGGTCACGGGCACCGAGAACCTGCTGATGGCGGCCACCTTGGCTGAAGGCGAAACCATCCTGGAGAACGCCGCTCAGGAACCGGAGATTCCGGATTTGGCCGAGCTGCTGATCAAGATGGGCGCCAGGATCGAAGGCCATGGCACCAGCCGCATCCGCATTCAGGGCGTGGAAAAACTCCACGGCGCCGAGCACCAAGTGGTGGCCGACCGCATCGAGGCGGGCACCTTCCTCTGTGCCGTTGCCGCCACGGGTGGCGACGTCTTCCTGCGCCATGCGCGGGGCGATCACCTGGACGCCGTGATTGAAAAACTGGTCGCGGCCGGCGCGCGCGTCATGGTCCAATCCGATGGCATTCGCATCCAGTCGCAGGGTCGCCTGAAAGCCCAGAGCTTTCGCACGACCGAATACCCCGGTTTCCCGACCGACATGCAGGCCCAGTTCATGGCGCTCAACGTGATTGCCGAAGGCACCTCGACGGTGACGGAAACCATCTTCGAGAACCGCCTGATGCACGTGGACGAGCTGGCCCGCCTGGGCGCGCACGCGCGCATCCAGGCCGGGGGCATGGTTGCCGTGATCGAAGGCGTCCCTCGCTTGTCGGGTGCTACCGTCATGGCCACGGATCTGCGCGCGTCCGCGGGCCTGGTCATCGCCGGCCTGGTGGCCGAGGGTGAAACCCTCGTGGACCGCATCTACCACCTGGACCGTGGCTACGACCGTATGGAAGCCAAGCTCGCGGCCCTGGGCGCGGACATCGAGCGCGTCAAGTGA
- the hisG gene encoding ATP phosphoribosyltransferase, whose translation MITLALSKGRIFDETLPLLRSAGIEVLDDPEKTRKLILATNRPEVRVVLVRATDVPTYVQYGGADLGITGLDTLIEHGNEGLYQPLDLRIAQCRVSVAVREGYDYAAAVRQGARLRVATKYVTIARDFFAAKGVHVDLIKLYGSMELAPLTGLADAIVDLVSTGNTLKANNLVEVERIMDISARLVVNQAALKLKREPLRHIIDAFGQALEVAP comes from the coding sequence ATGATCACCCTGGCGCTTTCCAAAGGCCGCATCTTCGACGAGACCTTGCCCCTGTTGCGCAGCGCGGGCATCGAGGTGCTGGACGATCCGGAAAAGACCCGCAAGCTCATCCTCGCCACCAACCGGCCCGAAGTGCGGGTGGTTCTGGTGCGCGCCACTGACGTGCCGACCTATGTGCAGTATGGCGGCGCGGACCTGGGCATCACCGGCCTCGACACGCTGATCGAACACGGCAACGAGGGCTTGTACCAGCCACTGGACCTGCGCATCGCCCAGTGCCGCGTGAGCGTGGCCGTGCGCGAGGGCTACGACTACGCTGCCGCCGTGCGCCAGGGCGCACGCCTGCGCGTGGCGACCAAGTACGTGACCATCGCGCGCGATTTCTTCGCCGCCAAGGGCGTGCACGTGGACCTGATCAAGCTTTACGGCAGCATGGAACTGGCTCCGCTCACGGGCCTGGCCGATGCCATCGTGGACTTGGTGTCCACCGGCAACACGCTCAAGGCCAACAACCTGGTGGAAGTCGAGCGCATCATGGACATCTCCGCGCGCCTGGTCGTGAATCAGGCCGCGCTCAAGCTCAAGCGCGAGCCGCTGCGCCACATCATCGATGCCTTCGGGCAGGCACTGGAAGTCGCCCCATGA
- the hisD gene encoding histidinol dehydrogenase: protein MSFKAAPLRLSTTQADFEPRFQQRLHWAADTDAAIEQRVADILADVQQRGDAAVLEYTARFDGLQVASMAALEIKAEELKAAFGGLPVAQREALQAAAERVRRYHEAQKKASGESWSYRDADGTLLGQKVTPLDRVGIYVPGGKAAYPSSVLMNAIPAHVAGVGEIIMVVPTPRGEKNPLVLAAAFVAGAHRVFTIGGAQAVAALAYGTTTIPKVDKITGPGNAYVASAKRRVFGVVGIDMIAGPSEILVLADGSTPADWVAMDLFSQAEHDELAQSILLCPDATYIDAVQREIDRLLNEMPRAEIIAKSLTGRGALIQTRDMAEACAISNRIAPEHLEVSSQDPHRWEPLLKHAGAIFLGAYTSESLGDYCAGPNHVLPTSGTARFSSPLGVYDFQKRSSLIEVSEAGAQGLGKIAAELAYGEGLQAHARAAEMRLR from the coding sequence ATGAGTTTCAAGGCCGCGCCTCTGCGCCTGTCCACCACGCAGGCCGACTTCGAACCACGCTTCCAGCAGCGCCTGCACTGGGCGGCCGATACCGACGCGGCCATCGAGCAACGCGTGGCCGACATCCTGGCCGACGTGCAGCAGCGCGGCGACGCGGCGGTGCTGGAATACACCGCACGTTTTGACGGTCTGCAAGTGGCCAGCATGGCGGCGTTGGAAATCAAGGCCGAGGAGCTGAAGGCCGCTTTCGGCGGGCTGCCCGTCGCGCAGCGCGAGGCCTTGCAGGCCGCCGCCGAGCGCGTGCGCCGCTACCACGAGGCGCAGAAGAAGGCCAGTGGCGAGAGCTGGAGCTACCGTGACGCCGACGGCACCCTGCTGGGCCAGAAGGTCACGCCGCTGGACCGGGTGGGCATCTATGTGCCGGGAGGCAAGGCGGCCTACCCGTCTTCCGTGCTGATGAACGCCATTCCCGCGCACGTTGCGGGCGTGGGCGAGATCATCATGGTCGTGCCCACGCCGCGCGGTGAAAAGAACCCCCTGGTTCTCGCTGCGGCTTTTGTGGCCGGCGCGCACCGCGTTTTCACCATCGGCGGCGCACAGGCCGTGGCCGCGCTGGCTTACGGCACGACCACCATCCCGAAGGTCGACAAAATCACGGGCCCCGGCAATGCCTACGTGGCCAGCGCCAAGCGCCGTGTCTTCGGCGTGGTGGGCATCGACATGATCGCCGGCCCCAGCGAAATCCTCGTGCTGGCCGACGGCAGCACGCCTGCTGATTGGGTGGCGATGGATCTGTTCAGTCAGGCCGAGCACGACGAGCTGGCGCAAAGTATCCTGCTCTGCCCCGACGCCACTTACATCGACGCCGTGCAGCGCGAGATCGACCGCCTGCTCAACGAGATGCCGCGTGCCGAAATCATCGCCAAGAGCCTGACGGGCCGGGGCGCGTTGATCCAGACCCGTGACATGGCGGAGGCCTGCGCCATCAGCAACCGCATCGCGCCCGAGCATCTGGAAGTCAGCAGCCAGGACCCGCACCGCTGGGAGCCTTTGCTCAAGCACGCCGGCGCCATCTTCCTTGGCGCCTACACCAGCGAGTCGCTCGGCGACTACTGCGCCGGCCCCAACCACGTGCTGCCTACCAGTGGCACGGCGCGCTTCTCGTCACCGCTGGGCGTCTACGACTTCCAGAAGCGCAGCAGCCTGATCGAAGTCAGCGAGGCCGGCGCGCAAGGCCTGGGCAAGATCGCCGCTGAACTCGCCTATGGCGAAGGTTTGCAGGCGCATGCGCGGGCAGCGGAGATGCGGCTGCGCTGA
- a CDS encoding cupin domain-containing protein encodes MPLTQDILGTYLHFRDDGRADTVPATDAFWADLSTGRLPQLDQGRLMSAFTFSEPWASWERHPAGEELVMLLSGACEFVLDLPDGVQVTQLQTPGAYVLVPPNVWHTARTTVPTTVLFLTPGAGTEHRRSVT; translated from the coding sequence ATGCCTCTGACTCAGGACATCCTCGGCACCTACCTGCACTTCCGTGACGATGGCCGCGCCGACACGGTGCCTGCCACGGACGCCTTCTGGGCCGACCTGTCGACCGGGCGCTTGCCGCAGCTGGATCAAGGGCGGCTGATGTCGGCTTTCACCTTCTCCGAACCCTGGGCCAGCTGGGAGCGACACCCAGCAGGCGAGGAACTGGTCATGCTGCTGTCCGGGGCCTGCGAGTTCGTGCTCGACCTGCCAGATGGGGTGCAGGTGACGCAGCTGCAAACGCCCGGCGCTTATGTGCTTGTGCCCCCGAATGTGTGGCACACGGCCAGAACGACGGTGCCGACCACTGTGCTTTTTCTGACGCCGGGCGCTGGCACGGAGCACCGCCGCTCCGTCACGTAG
- a CDS encoding HPP family protein, which produces MPRFGASGAFPVHFPLSWLAGLRPAQPRVSPREIGLSVLGAALGLLGSAALSHFILGEVNPWFIAPMGASTVLLFAAPASPLAQPWPMLAGNLVSAVVGVACMHAFGHGVLAAGLAGASAIAAMFALRCLHPPGGAVALTAVLGGPAIAELGWHYVLWPAGLNSVLLLALALLYSALVRRPYPHRPAPHPHGTSDPLPSARLGFDRADLDAALASQGHLLDITRDDLEQVLVRAQLQASRRQFGDLLCEDIMSRDVVAARPRDGVDAAWAQLIVHKVKALPVVRDDKTLAGIVSLHDFFLAQSAPDPRKLPVMNTARHVQDIMTRRVRVARPGQPLVELVELFSDGGLHHLPVVDEALRVVGMITQSDVVAALFKASHRPLPPVPSHPAP; this is translated from the coding sequence ATGCCCCGCTTTGGTGCTTCTGGAGCGTTCCCTGTGCATTTCCCTTTGTCCTGGCTGGCTGGCTTGAGGCCCGCGCAGCCTCGGGTCAGCCCCCGTGAGATCGGGCTCAGCGTGTTGGGCGCGGCCCTGGGCCTGCTGGGCTCAGCGGCCCTGAGTCATTTCATCCTGGGGGAGGTCAACCCCTGGTTCATCGCCCCCATGGGCGCCTCCACCGTGTTGCTGTTCGCGGCGCCGGCCAGTCCCCTGGCCCAGCCCTGGCCCATGCTGGCGGGCAATCTGGTGTCGGCCGTGGTGGGCGTGGCCTGCATGCACGCTTTCGGGCATGGCGTGCTCGCGGCGGGCCTGGCCGGCGCCAGCGCCATCGCCGCCATGTTCGCCTTGCGCTGCCTGCACCCGCCCGGTGGCGCGGTGGCGCTGACGGCGGTGCTGGGCGGCCCGGCCATCGCCGAACTGGGCTGGCACTATGTGCTGTGGCCGGCGGGGCTGAACTCCGTCCTGCTGCTCGCACTGGCCTTGCTCTACAGCGCGCTGGTGCGTCGCCCTTACCCGCACCGGCCCGCGCCGCATCCGCATGGCACGAGCGACCCGCTGCCCAGCGCACGCCTGGGTTTCGACCGGGCCGACCTGGACGCGGCACTCGCCAGCCAAGGCCATCTTCTGGACATCACCCGGGACGATTTGGAGCAGGTGTTGGTGCGCGCCCAGTTGCAGGCCAGCCGCCGTCAGTTCGGCGACCTGCTGTGCGAGGACATCATGTCCCGCGATGTGGTCGCCGCGCGCCCGCGCGACGGCGTGGACGCCGCCTGGGCCCAGCTGATCGTGCACAAGGTCAAGGCCTTGCCCGTGGTGCGGGACGACAAAACGCTGGCCGGCATTGTGTCCCTGCACGACTTCTTCCTGGCCCAGAGCGCGCCCGACCCGCGCAAGTTGCCGGTGATGAACACGGCCCGGCATGTGCAGGACATCATGACGCGGCGCGTGCGCGTGGCGCGGCCTGGGCAGCCCTTGGTTGAGTTGGTCGAGCTATTTTCCGATGGCGGCCTGCACCATCTGCCCGTGGTGGACGAGGCGCTGCGCGTGGTCGGTATGATCACCCAGTCCGACGTGGTGGCCGCGCTGTTCAAGGCGAGCCACCGCCCTCTCCCCCCGGTGCCCTCCCATCCTGCCCCATGA
- the hisC gene encoding histidinol-phosphate transaminase produces MNAPDLSRSRPPVFARIRDDVQGMHAYAVQDSAGMVKLDAMENPYSLSPELQAELGRRLGAVAVNRYPGARIEDLKRALAHYIDLPKGQALMLGNGSDELISLVAMACDLPGASILAPAPGFVMYAMSAQLQGLAFHSVDLTPDFQLDEAAMLAAIREHKPAITYLAYPNNPTGTLWDEATMKNIIAVAGAQGGLVVIDEAYQPFAAKTWLDRMRAEPGQHGHVLLMRTLSKFGLAGVRLGYMVGPAALLAEFDKVRPPYNVSVLNAECALFALEHAEVFAAQAREIKAQRAMLVDALRALSFTVWDSEANMILVRVPTLAGGAGAPQVAARVFAGLKARKILVKNVSAMHPLLAGCLRLTVGTPQENAQMLAALRESL; encoded by the coding sequence ATGAACGCGCCTGACCTTTCCCGTTCGCGCCCACCTGTTTTTGCCCGTATCCGTGACGACGTGCAGGGCATGCATGCCTATGCAGTGCAAGACAGCGCGGGCATGGTCAAGCTGGACGCGATGGAGAACCCCTACAGCCTGTCGCCCGAACTGCAGGCCGAACTGGGCCGTCGCCTCGGCGCGGTGGCGGTGAACCGTTACCCGGGCGCGCGCATCGAGGATCTGAAGCGGGCCTTGGCGCACTACATCGATCTGCCCAAGGGCCAGGCGCTGATGCTGGGCAATGGTTCGGACGAATTGATCTCTCTGGTCGCCATGGCCTGCGACCTGCCGGGGGCCTCCATCCTGGCGCCCGCGCCGGGCTTCGTGATGTACGCGATGAGCGCGCAGCTGCAAGGCCTGGCCTTCCACAGCGTCGACCTGACGCCGGATTTCCAGCTGGACGAGGCGGCCATGCTGGCCGCTATTCGCGAGCACAAGCCCGCCATCACTTACCTGGCCTATCCGAACAACCCCACGGGCACCCTGTGGGATGAAGCCACCATGAAGAACATCATCGCCGTCGCGGGTGCCCAGGGCGGCCTGGTGGTGATCGACGAGGCCTACCAGCCCTTCGCGGCCAAGACCTGGCTGGACCGCATGCGCGCCGAACCGGGCCAACATGGCCATGTCCTGCTGATGCGCACGTTGTCCAAGTTCGGCCTGGCCGGCGTGCGACTGGGCTACATGGTCGGGCCGGCGGCCCTGCTGGCCGAGTTCGACAAGGTGCGGCCGCCCTACAACGTGAGCGTGCTCAACGCCGAATGCGCGTTGTTCGCCCTTGAACACGCCGAGGTGTTCGCGGCCCAGGCGCGCGAGATCAAGGCACAGCGCGCGATGCTCGTGGACGCCCTGCGAGCGCTGAGTTTCACCGTCTGGGACAGCGAGGCCAACATGATCCTGGTGCGCGTCCCGACGCTCGCGGGCGGGGCAGGCGCGCCCCAAGTCGCTGCACGCGTGTTCGCTGGCCTCAAGGCCCGCAAGATCCTGGTCAAGAACGTGTCGGCCATGCACCCGCTGTTGGCCGGTTGTCTGCGCTTGACTGTGGGCACGCCGCAGGAAAATGCCCAAATGCTGGCGGCTCTGCGAGAATCGCTCTAA
- the hisB gene encoding imidazoleglycerol-phosphate dehydratase HisB: MSRIADAPTSSPRIAAVGRNTKETRITVKLNLDGTGESRLATGIGFFDHMLDQVARHGLIDLDIQAEGDLHIDGHHTIEDVGITLGQAMAQAVGDKKGLRRYGHSYVPLDEALSRVVVDFSGRPGLDLHVPFTSGMIGTMDTQLVSEFFHGFVNHAFVTLHIDNLRGVNAHHQCETVFKAFGRALRMALEIDPRAAGVIPSTKGSL, from the coding sequence ATGAGCCGCATCGCTGACGCGCCGACCTCCAGCCCCCGAATCGCGGCGGTGGGGCGCAACACCAAAGAAACCCGCATCACCGTCAAGCTGAACCTGGACGGTACGGGTGAATCGCGCCTGGCCACGGGCATCGGCTTCTTCGACCACATGCTTGACCAGGTGGCGCGCCATGGCCTGATCGACCTCGACATCCAGGCCGAAGGCGATCTGCACATCGACGGGCACCACACCATCGAAGACGTGGGCATCACCTTGGGCCAAGCCATGGCCCAGGCCGTGGGCGACAAGAAGGGCCTGCGTCGGTATGGTCATTCCTACGTTCCGCTGGATGAAGCCTTGAGCCGTGTGGTCGTGGATTTTTCGGGCCGTCCGGGCCTGGATCTGCATGTGCCCTTCACCAGCGGCATGATTGGCACCATGGACACCCAACTGGTGTCCGAGTTCTTCCATGGCTTCGTGAACCACGCCTTCGTGACGCTGCACATCGACAACCTGCGCGGCGTGAACGCGCACCATCAGTGCGAGACCGTGTTCAAGGCCTTTGGCCGCGCCCTGCGTATGGCGCTGGAGATCGACCCGCGCGCGGCGGGTGTCATTCCCTCGACCAAGGGCAGCCTGTGA
- the hisH gene encoding imidazole glycerol phosphate synthase subunit HisH — protein MSVQTVAVVDYGMGNLRSVSQAVQAAAVMEKGSDWRVVVTSKPEEVRAAQRVVLPGQGAMRDCMRELREANDGGLQAAVLEAAAHKPLFGVCVGMQMLLDHSEEQDTPGLGLIAGRCLRFRLDGRTQPDGSRYKVPQMGWNQVWRQQSSTGGAQGHPVWAGVPDGSYYYFVHSYYAQPSDARHSAGETEYGERFTAALARDNIFATQFHPEKSAAHGLALYRNFLAWKP, from the coding sequence GTGAGCGTGCAAACCGTCGCCGTTGTGGATTACGGCATGGGCAATCTGCGGTCGGTGTCCCAGGCCGTGCAGGCTGCGGCGGTCATGGAAAAGGGCAGCGACTGGCGGGTGGTGGTCACTTCGAAGCCCGAGGAAGTGCGTGCGGCGCAGCGTGTCGTTTTGCCGGGCCAGGGCGCCATGCGCGACTGCATGCGCGAGTTGCGCGAGGCGAACGACGGCGGCCTGCAGGCCGCCGTGCTCGAAGCCGCCGCCCACAAGCCCCTGTTCGGCGTCTGTGTGGGCATGCAGATGCTGCTGGACCACAGCGAAGAGCAAGACACGCCGGGCCTGGGCCTGATCGCAGGCCGCTGCCTGCGATTTCGCCTGGACGGCCGCACCCAGCCCGACGGCAGCCGCTACAAGGTGCCGCAGATGGGGTGGAACCAAGTCTGGCGCCAACAATCGTCCACTGGCGGTGCCCAGGGTCATCCCGTGTGGGCCGGCGTGCCCGATGGCAGCTACTATTACTTCGTGCACAGCTACTACGCGCAACCGTCGGATGCACGCCACAGCGCGGGCGAAACCGAGTACGGTGAGCGCTTCACGGCGGCCCTGGCACGCGATAATATTTTCGCGACCCAGTTCCATCCCGAGAAGAGCGCGGCACATGGCCTGGCGCTGTACCGTAACTTCCTTGCCTGGAAGCCGTGA
- the hisA gene encoding 1-(5-phosphoribosyl)-5-[(5-phosphoribosylamino)methylideneamino]imidazole-4-carboxamide isomerase has protein sequence MLLIPAIDLKDGHCVRLKQGDMDQSTTFGEDPIQMARKWVTAGARRLHLVDLNGAFAGSPKNEQAIRGILKEVGGEVDVQLGGGIRDLDTIERYLDAGLRYVIIGTAAVKNPGFLQDACTAFGGHIIVGLDAKDGKVATDGWSKLTRHEVADLGRKFQDYGVESIIYTDIGRDGMLTGINIDATVRLAQALTIPVIASGGLKGLSDIEQLCAVEDDGVEGVICGRAIYSGDLDFEAAQRRADELNG, from the coding sequence ATGCTCCTCATCCCCGCGATTGATTTGAAAGACGGTCACTGTGTACGCCTCAAGCAGGGCGACATGGACCAATCCACCACCTTTGGCGAAGACCCGATCCAGATGGCCCGCAAGTGGGTGACCGCTGGCGCGCGCCGGCTGCACCTGGTGGACCTGAACGGCGCCTTTGCCGGCAGCCCCAAGAACGAGCAGGCCATCCGTGGCATCCTCAAGGAAGTGGGTGGGGAGGTGGACGTGCAATTGGGTGGTGGCATCCGCGACCTCGATACCATCGAACGCTATCTGGACGCTGGCCTGCGCTACGTCATCATCGGTACGGCGGCGGTGAAGAACCCCGGCTTCCTCCAGGACGCCTGCACGGCCTTCGGCGGGCACATCATCGTGGGCCTGGACGCCAAGGACGGCAAGGTGGCGACGGACGGCTGGAGCAAGCTGACCCGGCATGAGGTCGCCGACCTGGGGCGCAAGTTCCAAGACTATGGCGTCGAATCCATCATCTACACCGACATCGGGCGCGATGGCATGCTGACCGGCATCAACATCGATGCCACGGTGCGGCTGGCCCAGGCGCTGACCATTCCCGTCATTGCCTCCGGCGGCCTCAAGGGCCTGTCCGACATCGAGCAGCTCTGCGCGGTGGAAGACGACGGCGTCGAGGGGGTCATTTGCGGCCGCGCCATCTACAGTGGCGACCTTGATTTCGAAGCGGCCCAGCGGCGCGCTGACGAACTCAACGGCTGA